The Brasilonema sennae CENA114 genome includes a region encoding these proteins:
- a CDS encoding class I SAM-dependent DNA methyltransferase: MSSKQRNSNHNAIASIYDLKDPPDRHDMALDCINKLILKYIPEGAHIFDLGCGTGQIAQRLLKKGYQVTGLDSSEGMLEVARKNAPNANLILDDARFFKLPPTFHAAISTDVVLNYILSIEELENALHKVYEALLDNGIFGCEMYIEELCQSSWNKSDSGGGVKDAHVWVDIWSYDSENKVGRKDTTIFEFVNGMWQRLDKTFLLKLYSLADVQTTLEKVGFTEVSIYDVKQDLGLEQTLGERVCFVGRKKLSESSSRST; the protein is encoded by the coding sequence ATGTCTTCCAAACAACGCAATAGTAATCATAATGCTATAGCTTCTATTTACGACTTGAAAGATCCACCAGACCGCCATGACATGGCATTAGATTGCATAAATAAATTGATACTAAAATATATTCCAGAAGGGGCACACATTTTTGATCTCGGTTGTGGTACGGGACAAATTGCACAACGGCTGCTGAAAAAAGGGTATCAAGTTACTGGGCTTGATAGCTCTGAAGGGATGCTTGAGGTTGCTCGCAAAAATGCACCAAATGCAAATTTAATCTTGGATGACGCACGCTTTTTCAAATTGCCGCCTACCTTCCATGCAGCTATTTCAACAGATGTTGTCCTTAACTATATACTCAGTATTGAGGAACTAGAAAATGCCTTACATAAAGTTTATGAAGCATTACTTGATAATGGTATATTTGGATGTGAAATGTATATAGAAGAATTGTGTCAATCAAGTTGGAATAAAAGTGATTCTGGCGGTGGAGTCAAAGATGCTCATGTCTGGGTTGATATTTGGAGCTATGATTCAGAAAACAAAGTAGGTAGAAAAGATACTACTATATTTGAATTTGTCAATGGAATGTGGCAACGTTTAGATAAGACATTTCTCTTAAAACTCTATTCTCTGGCAGATGTCCAGACCACTCTGGAAAAAGTAGGCTTTACGGAAGTTAGTATCTATGATGTTAAACAGGATTTGGGATTAGAGCAAACATTAGGTGAAAGAGTCTGCTTTGTTGGTCGTAAAAAACTTAGTGAGTCGTCATCTAGATCAACGTAG